The Bacteroidota bacterium genome includes the window ATCCAGAAACCGGACCGGCCAGGTGTTGGGTTGTGCCGGTGATCCCCCGGGCCAGCGGGACGTTCGCCAGTCCACCAGTCCCAAAGAATCGACCCGTTCATAACTATATCCGGGCTGAAGCCATCCGGGCGGCAGAAAGACCGAATCGATCACAGAACCTTGCGGACTGGTCAGTGTCAGGGTTCCCGATCCGGAAAGAAGGTCCGGGAAAGAGGCACACCAGATCACTTTTCCGGTTGCGCCCGATGGAACCGGTTCATCCTTTTTCAACAGAATGCACCTTCCACCCGGCCATATCGGGGAGTTGGATGGAGACACGGATGAGCGGGGCCCGGTCTTCCACCCGATCTTAATCTCATCGGGATAGACCGGGTACTCCGAGTCATTAACCAATTCCACAAAGGACGGAACACCCGTTGCTCCCGACGATATTTCGGTCATTTTCAGGGTTCCCGGGGTGAAGGGAAGGGTTACATCCACAGTATCTCTGGCAACGGTTACACCGGTTGTCTGAATCGACATGATAAATTGGTAAGAGCCCGGAGAGGCATTGATATCCGAAAAACCGGTTTCGACGGAATCACCAAAACAAATGAGCTGGTTAAGATCAGAGATATACACTTCCACGGGCCGTGAACCAGACAGATTCCGGTAAACCAGTTTCCCTTCCAGGGTGGTGTGCCTGAGGGTATCCGAACCGGTGAATTGGATCTTCCCTGTAACAGAAAACCCGTTTACTCCCACCGTGGCTGACAGTCTCCTGATCCACCGGCTGCTGATTTTCTGTAACGGCGGCGGTGCCCACTTTCCCGGATTCCCATTCAGGTCGGGCGAAGGTTGCCAGAAACGGTTCACATGCGCCTGAGGGACCGCCACCCGTTCCCAGGACCGTCCATCGCCGGCATCCCGTCCCCAGGTAAAGGAATCCGAGGCGACCGAATCGGCAAAAACCTCCAATGAACCATTCCGGTTGGTCAAGGAAAAGGCAGGCTCCGATTTTGCAATCACACAACCTGTTTTTCCTTCCAGATCTGTGTACAGCCGATCGGGAAGGCTGAACCAGCTTTCACAGAATACTACCAGCGTTTGTCCGGGCCCAAGTCTTTTACCTGGTTGGGAAACCGGTTCGATCTGAAAGGTGGCTGATCCATTCCGGAAAGTGATGATGCTGACAGGCAAACTATCTGTCGGATGCAGATTCGTGAGTTCGATAAATTCATTTCCGTAGTCGGATCCATCCGGATTGGCCATCACTTCAGTCAACCGCAGGTCGTTCAGAGGCCAGGCCTTTTCAACGGTGACCCACCCTTCTGACCGGTTGTTTTCGGGTACATCATCCGACCCTTCCCACTCAGCAGAGTATTGAATCGGTCCGGACTGAGCAGGTATCCAACGGAATGTGATTGTCTGGCTCTGACCCGGCCCGATATTTTCGACACCAAGGGGAGCCAGGAATTCATTTCCGGGTTTGAAACGAACCGTTCCGGCACCGGTCGGCAACCACCCGGCACTTTTCAGGGTGACCTTCACATTAACCGGACGACCAACCTGTACCCATCCGTCAAACGAAACGGAGTCCATCCGGATATCCCGTGCGGCGGTGGCTTCCACCTTCCAGTTTATCAGGAGTGAGTCATTGTTTTTATCGCCGGTATCTCCACTGATCCGTGCAACAATCGGGTATAATCCCTGGGGCAGGCGCCGGATTGAAAACGGTTGATGACTCTCTCCGCCAGCAGGGACGGTGAACGGGTTTGAAATAAAAAGCAGCTCACCTGATGGATCTGAAAGTGAAATGGTCACTGGTGTGGCTGGGAGGATTCCGATGTTTGTGAGGATGACATGGCCCGCTGTATCGCCTGACTGATGGACCGAAACCAGTGAGGCATCGGTGAGAACCGGGATGTCTCCTGCATACGGCTGCCCTGGGGTACCATGAGTCAGGACGGATTGAATCCAGTTTGCTCCCGGGAAAAACTGTCCCGGAGGGCCTGCAGGATGCCGCCGCTCAATGGAAAATCCCGCCGGAACCGTTACTTGCCAACTGATCGATGAAAGTGTATCGCCCGTTGAGGCCGAGAGAATGCAAAGGAAGTCAGAGGTATTGCCCAGACCATTGCCGATACTGGCATTACTGGTTTTGAAAACCGGTGTCCCGGGCGGAATCACCTGTTCATAATGACGAGGATTTCCGGCCAGGAAATAATCCTTATCAATCAGAAGCGCATGTGAACGGGGAGGAATTTTTGGTGGGCCCGCCACATGAATCAGGGACGTTGTGCTGTATCCGTCCCGGAACCGGATTGCGGCCGGATCGAGAGAATCGGCACCCGGATTGAAAAACTCTGCATATTCGCTGTCAGCATCCAATGGACGGAACATGACCTCGGTAATGACCGGTTGGGCCTGCAGAGAACTGCCGGATGCCAGACAAATAAAAAAGAGCCAGCGGCCTACAAGGCTCCCAGCCGTTTTCGGATTATCCATTCGGTTGTCAATAGAATCAGGATCAGCAGAAAAATACCGACCTGATCCCAGCTATCCAACACACGTGAACGGATTTCTGGTTTTGCCAGGGAATTTAATCGTTCTTTAATTGTTTGTAGATCGGGTAACCCCGTGTAAGTCTGACCGCCGGTGCCAGAAGCCCACGTTCTGAAAGGTTCTGTGGATGCATAGTCTACAGAGGTTTCAGAGTCCAATTTTCCAGGCTGGTAAGTGCCTGTCATGATCTCTGTCCGGCCATCCGGTTGAACCAGCCTTGCTTTCCAGTTAAAAAATCCCGAGCCCGGTGGCCGGAACAAAGCGCCAAAGGAGGTTTTTGTCTCGGGCTGCAATCGCACCTCGGGCAGATCACCTGGTGTTAGCCAGGCAACCAGAGAATCCGCTGGCCAGGAAATCCGATCCGGATTCAGAACCACGGTGGCCTTCAGATCGGTACCGCTTCCCGAAGGCTGGAAGGAAACAGAGAAAGGATCTTCATCGGCCGGAGTCAGCAAATCGCGAATGAGCAAACGGAACCCGGATGCCATACCGGAAGGAGATCTCCCATTCAGTGCTTCCAGCCGGTCCCAATCATCCCAGGCCCCGGCAGCAACCCATGCACGTTTGGGAAGCCCGGTACCCGACCATGCCACCGGAAAATCCAGAATGGTTCCTGCAATATTGAGTTGTGCCGACTCACCACGAACCCCCGGAACGGCCATCAGAGCCGTCTGATGTGGTGGCATCCGGCCAATTTCTTCGGGAGTCCAACCCGACAGGAGTCCGGTTCGTCCTTCAACCGGTGCTGGCATCCAGGGTTTCCTGTTAAAGGGTTCGGGGATAATTCTGAAAGGAGGAACCCAGTCGGGT containing:
- a CDS encoding lamin tail domain-containing protein, with amino-acid sequence MDNPKTAGSLVGRWLFFICLASGSSLQAQPVITEVMFRPLDADSEYAEFFNPGADSLDPAAIRFRDGYSTTSLIHVAGPPKIPPRSHALLIDKDYFLAGNPRHYEQVIPPGTPVFKTSNASIGNGLGNTSDFLCILSASTGDTLSSISWQVTVPAGFSIERRHPAGPPGQFFPGANWIQSVLTHGTPGQPYAGDIPVLTDASLVSVHQSGDTAGHVILTNIGILPATPVTISLSDPSGELLFISNPFTVPAGGESHQPFSIRRLPQGLYPIVARISGDTGDKNNDSLLINWKVEATAARDIRMDSVSFDGWVQVGRPVNVKVTLKSAGWLPTGAGTVRFKPGNEFLAPLGVENIGPGQSQTITFRWIPAQSGPIQYSAEWEGSDDVPENNRSEGWVTVEKAWPLNDLRLTEVMANPDGSDYGNEFIELTNLHPTDSLPVSIITFRNGSATFQIEPVSQPGKRLGPGQTLVVFCESWFSLPDRLYTDLEGKTGCVIAKSEPAFSLTNRNGSLEVFADSVASDSFTWGRDAGDGRSWERVAVPQAHVNRFWQPSPDLNGNPGKWAPPPLQKISSRWIRRLSATVGVNGFSVTGKIQFTGSDTLRHTTLEGKLVYRNLSGSRPVEVYISDLNQLICFGDSVETGFSDINASPGSYQFIMSIQTTGVTVARDTVDVTLPFTPGTLKMTEISSGATGVPSFVELVNDSEYPVYPDEIKIGWKTGPRSSVSPSNSPIWPGGRCILLKKDEPVPSGATGKVIWCASFPDLLSGSGTLTLTSPQGSVIDSVFLPPGWLQPGYSYERVDSLGLVDWRTSRWPGGSPAQPNTWPVRFLDVALAGMEKADAFPDEPLNLSLTIRNTGLAPAERLQVRGWFLSDAGTVDSLGIWNALEYLNPGDSVVVPFSLRADQSGRCRFVADFPPDERPSSNVIEIPVHFHEGIGVVVNEFLSDPGKGSDGRVGPDWIELLNTGSRPVALKAWAVRDGAGNQVWLDEELNLLPGEYLVVADDSTFFSRWKTDTLTSRVVILSDRLDLNAGEDSILIKDEWGYRIESVGYRPDWHHPDLESTTGISLERRRSDLPAEMAGNWNSSGDQSGGTPGRKNSVAADMQKPGSGRLTATPNPFFPDEGEACEISWRLPAGIYTADLRVFDIIGRELDPVMPVGPVAENGVVFWMGRHQGRRVPAGPYIILQSFRNQLTGEQTTRKLVVVVGCRL